In the Longibacter salinarum genome, one interval contains:
- a CDS encoding pirin family protein, which translates to MSTASTRPTLRIRRSEDRGFEDFGWTDNWMTFSFANYNDPDWMRFGPLRVMVENHIQPHEGFSAHPHRDVEIVTYVSSGVLTHEDNFGHKAEITAGGMQRISAGSRGMIHSEENRHDNVEHNYQMWLIPDRTGTEFDFGQKTFSTDERQGQFRLYISPDGRDDSLPVNTDAFIYAGLFSEGDAVTHQLNAGRGVWIQVVDGELSLVGKTLHTGDGVGVTDADGPIDITFGADSEVLLFDVRMDVPRIWQ; encoded by the coding sequence ATGAGCACCGCGTCAACGCGCCCCACTCTTCGAATCCGCCGCAGCGAAGATCGTGGTTTCGAGGACTTCGGCTGGACGGACAACTGGATGACGTTCTCCTTCGCGAACTACAACGATCCCGACTGGATGCGCTTCGGGCCGCTTCGCGTCATGGTGGAGAACCACATCCAGCCGCATGAGGGATTCAGTGCACACCCACACCGCGACGTGGAGATCGTCACGTACGTCTCCTCCGGCGTCCTCACGCACGAGGACAACTTCGGGCACAAAGCCGAGATCACCGCCGGTGGAATGCAGCGCATCAGTGCGGGCAGCCGCGGAATGATCCACTCGGAGGAGAATCGCCACGACAACGTTGAGCACAACTACCAGATGTGGCTCATCCCCGATCGGACAGGCACCGAGTTCGACTTCGGACAAAAGACATTTTCCACGGACGAGCGGCAAGGACAATTCCGACTGTACATTTCGCCCGACGGACGCGACGACAGTCTGCCCGTCAATACCGACGCCTTCATCTACGCCGGCCTCTTTTCCGAGGGCGACGCGGTCACGCACCAGCTCAATGCCGGACGCGGCGTGTGGATTCAAGTAGTCGACGGCGAGCTCTCCTTGGTTGGAAAAACGCTGCACACGGGCGACGGCGTCGGCGTAACAGATGCCGACGGCCCGATCGACATCACGTTCGGTGCCGACAGCGAGGTCCTGCTATTCGACGTGCGCATGGACGTCCCGCGGATCTGGCAGTAG
- a CDS encoding Acg family FMN-binding oxidoreductase has product MTVSTLAPADPWAVSEYDFPATEPIAVQTRFLLNWAILAPSSHNTQPWQFAVDGSRIHVFADPSRWLRYADPDRRELFVSIGCAIENILVAAAYLDFEVTVHWAPDLSSHASTTGEDLIRVATLHVDADGSADVDRAELFPAIVDRHTNHEPYEDRPVPDGVLSTLEWYAGDDMRLWMTDDESIRASVYAMMARANAMQFVDREWREELAECIGEGAFGTPWLMSKIGQLAVTYLDLSDSTTAKDRERLDSAPVLAALATHADTPKAQVRAGQALERIWLAATLRGLQLQPMNQLLQIPVLKNDLRLLLPDPAMHPQITFRLGYGEPERSHTPRRSLDEVMIEPKASQMPA; this is encoded by the coding sequence ATGACCGTATCCACGCTTGCCCCCGCCGACCCCTGGGCCGTCTCGGAGTATGATTTTCCCGCGACCGAGCCCATCGCCGTCCAGACCCGCTTCCTGTTGAACTGGGCCATTCTCGCGCCCTCCAGCCACAACACGCAGCCCTGGCAGTTTGCCGTGGACGGGTCCCGCATTCACGTTTTCGCCGACCCGTCGCGCTGGCTACGTTACGCGGACCCCGATCGCCGCGAGCTGTTCGTAAGCATCGGCTGTGCGATCGAGAATATTCTTGTCGCTGCCGCCTATCTGGACTTCGAGGTGACCGTCCACTGGGCGCCCGATCTGTCGTCGCATGCGTCTACGACGGGAGAAGATCTGATCCGCGTCGCGACGTTGCACGTGGATGCCGATGGCTCTGCCGATGTGGATCGTGCCGAGCTGTTTCCCGCTATCGTGGATCGGCACACCAACCATGAGCCGTACGAAGACCGTCCGGTGCCAGACGGGGTCTTGTCCACACTCGAGTGGTACGCCGGCGACGACATGCGCCTGTGGATGACCGACGATGAGAGCATTCGGGCGAGCGTCTACGCGATGATGGCGCGGGCCAACGCCATGCAGTTTGTGGATCGAGAATGGCGTGAGGAGTTAGCCGAGTGCATCGGCGAGGGCGCCTTCGGCACGCCGTGGCTGATGTCCAAGATCGGGCAGCTAGCCGTGACCTATCTCGACCTCAGCGACTCCACCACGGCGAAGGATCGCGAGCGACTGGATTCGGCGCCGGTACTCGCCGCTCTTGCTACGCATGCCGACACGCCGAAAGCACAGGTCCGCGCCGGGCAGGCGCTTGAGCGCATCTGGCTTGCGGCCACACTCCGGGGACTGCAGCTTCAGCCCATGAACCAGCTGCTGCAGATTCCGGTGCTGAAGAATGACCTGCGGTTGCTCCTCCCCGACCCGGCGATGCACCCGCAGATCACGTTCCGCCTCGGATACGGCGAGCCCGAGCGGTCCCATACGCCGCGGCGATCGCTGGACGAGGTCATGATCGAGCCGAAGGCTTCGCAAATGCCGGCATAA
- the miaB gene encoding tRNA (N6-isopentenyl adenosine(37)-C2)-methylthiotransferase MiaB — MQPISDIQILDNDLKRERAKEKGVDPEELDRPKSGYQEIDGARSVFIETYGCQMNVSDSEIVASVLRENGYGLTTEESEADVVLINTCAIRENAEQKVRKRLSMLRADKRDRGRDLTLGVLGCMAERLREKLLEQEKLVDLVVGPDAYRDLPRLLNEADESGQAAVNVQLSKEETYADLAPVRYDSNGLSAFVTIMRGCDNMCSFCVVPFTRGRERSRPVSSILREVQQLVDEGYKEVTVLGQNVNSYHYTDDDGTDVSFAELLDRVSRVSPELRVRYSTSHPKDCSDDLLRVHRDRPNVCNYIHLPVQHGNTEVLDRMRRTYTREEYLDLIDRARSICPGISFSSDIIAGFCGETEDQHRDTLTLMEEVRYDHAFTFKYSERPQTYAHRKYEDDVPEEVKQRRLEEIITLQRQHAAESNKQEIGKVHTVLIEGPSKKSDEEFFGRTDTNKGVVFPREDYEKGQYVRVRIDDCTSSTLLGTALETTTLAEAAETDTIVA, encoded by the coding sequence ATGCAGCCCATTTCTGACATTCAGATCCTCGACAATGACCTGAAGCGCGAGCGAGCCAAGGAGAAGGGGGTCGACCCCGAGGAGCTCGATCGACCGAAGTCTGGCTATCAGGAAATCGACGGCGCCCGGTCCGTCTTTATTGAGACATATGGGTGCCAGATGAACGTGTCGGATTCCGAGATCGTCGCGTCGGTGCTCCGAGAAAACGGATATGGCTTGACGACGGAGGAGAGTGAGGCGGATGTCGTTTTGATTAACACCTGTGCGATTCGGGAAAACGCCGAGCAAAAGGTGCGAAAGCGCCTAAGCATGCTGCGGGCCGACAAGCGGGACCGTGGGCGCGACCTGACGCTCGGTGTGCTGGGCTGCATGGCCGAACGACTGCGGGAAAAACTGCTGGAGCAGGAGAAGCTCGTGGACCTCGTCGTCGGCCCGGACGCCTACCGGGACCTGCCGCGTCTTCTTAATGAGGCGGACGAGAGTGGGCAGGCGGCCGTGAACGTGCAGCTTTCGAAGGAGGAGACGTATGCGGACCTCGCCCCCGTGCGTTACGACAGCAACGGCCTCAGCGCCTTCGTCACGATTATGCGCGGGTGCGACAACATGTGCTCCTTCTGCGTCGTGCCGTTTACCCGCGGTCGCGAGCGGAGCCGCCCGGTGTCGAGCATCTTGCGCGAAGTGCAGCAGCTCGTCGACGAGGGCTACAAGGAGGTGACCGTCCTCGGGCAAAACGTGAACTCGTATCACTACACGGACGATGACGGCACGGACGTGAGTTTTGCCGAGCTGCTCGACCGCGTGAGTCGCGTCTCTCCCGAGCTTCGCGTTCGCTACTCCACCAGCCACCCGAAGGACTGCTCAGACGATCTGCTTCGCGTGCACCGCGACCGGCCGAACGTCTGCAACTATATCCACCTTCCGGTGCAGCACGGCAACACGGAGGTGCTCGATCGGATGCGTCGGACGTACACCCGCGAGGAGTACCTCGATCTGATCGACCGCGCACGCAGCATCTGCCCCGGCATCTCCTTTTCGTCCGACATCATCGCCGGGTTCTGCGGTGAGACGGAGGATCAGCACCGCGACACGCTGACGCTGATGGAGGAGGTGCGCTACGACCACGCCTTCACGTTCAAGTACAGCGAGCGGCCGCAGACCTACGCGCACCGGAAGTACGAGGACGACGTGCCGGAGGAGGTGAAGCAGCGGCGCCTGGAGGAAATCATCACGCTGCAGCGTCAGCACGCGGCGGAGAGCAACAAGCAGGAAATCGGGAAAGTCCACACGGTGCTGATCGAGGGGCCGAGCAAGAAGAGCGACGAGGAGTTCTTCGGCCGCACGGACACGAACAAGGGTGTGGTCTTCCCCCGAGAGGACTACGAGAAAGGACAGTATGTTCGCGTCCGCATCGACGACTGCACATCCTCGACCCTTCTCGGCACAGCGCTGGAGACGACGACACTCGCCGAGGCGGCTGAAACGGATACGATCGTGGCGTAG